In Oncorhynchus clarkii lewisi isolate Uvic-CL-2024 chromosome 16, UVic_Ocla_1.0, whole genome shotgun sequence, one genomic interval encodes:
- the LOC139368911 gene encoding pre-rRNA-processing protein TSR2 homolog has translation MEAQKTARELFTEAVRAVLETWPVLQIAVDNGFGGVYGQQKADWMVDVVQQYFHDNENLQPDEVEDYIADLMNNEFDTVVDDGSLPQVAQKVSQIFTQCQQGKLTEVKDQIVKLNKSAERAKVTPQPNAAEECNGDETEFMECEAATSTNPPRSSAPKQTDQPQSQEENDGWTTVVRRK, from the exons ATGGAAGCGCAGAAGACTGCACGTGAACTTTTCACTGAAGCAGTGAGAGCAGTCCTAGAAACTTGGCCTGTTTTACAG ATCGCAGTTGATAATGGATTTGGAGGCGTGTACGGCCAACAGAAGGCAGATTGGATGGTGGATGTGGTCCAACAGTATTTTCATGACAACG AAAACCTGCAGCCAGATGAAGTGGAGGACTACATAGCAGACCTTATGAACAATGAGTTTGATACAGTGGTGGATGATGGCAGTTTACCTCAG GTGGCACAGAAGGTTAGCCAGATCTTTACACAGTGTCAACAAGGAAAGCTTACAGAGGTCAAAGATCAGATAGTCAAACTTAACAAGAGTGCAGAACGAGCCAAGGTCACACCTCAACCAAACGCTGCTGAAGAGTGTAACGGCGATGAAACAGAG TTCATGGAGTGTGAAGCAGCAACGTCAACAAACCCCCCGCGTAGTTCAGCACCCAAACAGACAGATCAACCCCAGTCTCAAGAGGAAAACGATGGTTGGACCACAGTGGTGCGCAGGAAGTGA